The following proteins come from a genomic window of Candidatus Delongbacteria bacterium:
- the tssG gene encoding type VI secretion system baseplate subunit TssG, translating to MDFSVLNTKLNAFISKSTFYQAIEILLQHLHEYSPNEDEESLFKRLKFKANPSLSFAKSEIHAIEFKKVHQTIVVEVTLNFLALFGSSSPLPSHYSEMILESSNGDKVLMDFLNLFNHHLQRSIYTIWKKQRYYVQFKKDFTDKFSSYFLGLVGLYFREYRTSSSLDICRIMPYIGLLSMREKSTGSLRAILRHYLEHDAIEIMQFIPMSANIPNWQRNQLAHQNSNLGTNCMLGETIKTRNLKFQIFLKDIPWSSLYEYSMYGKKIVEVRELIDLALHEPLEYEFCCEIKKENIEPIELSKHYLGTNSFLGQVACDTQIILCS from the coding sequence ATGGATTTTTCGGTACTAAATACTAAGTTAAATGCTTTTATATCTAAAAGTACGTTTTATCAAGCTATCGAGATTTTGTTGCAACATCTTCATGAATATAGCCCAAATGAAGACGAAGAATCATTATTTAAGCGTTTAAAATTTAAAGCAAACCCTAGTTTGTCTTTTGCGAAATCAGAGATACATGCTATAGAGTTTAAAAAAGTTCATCAAACGATTGTCGTAGAGGTCACGCTCAACTTCTTAGCACTCTTTGGCTCTTCATCACCACTGCCTTCACACTATAGTGAAATGATACTAGAGAGTAGTAATGGCGATAAAGTTTTGATGGATTTTTTAAATTTATTCAATCATCATCTTCAAAGAAGCATTTATACTATATGGAAAAAACAAAGATATTACGTTCAGTTTAAGAAGGATTTTACAGATAAGTTTTCTAGCTATTTTTTGGGGCTTGTAGGGTTGTATTTTAGAGAGTATAGAACATCCTCAAGTCTTGATATTTGTAGAATTATGCCTTATATAGGTTTGTTAAGTATGCGCGAAAAATCTACAGGTTCTCTTAGAGCAATCCTACGTCATTATTTAGAACACGATGCGATAGAGATTATGCAGTTTATACCGATGAGTGCGAATATCCCTAATTGGCAGAGAAATCAGCTTGCTCATCAAAATTCTAATTTAGGAACAAATTGTATGCTCGGTGAAACTATCAAAACAAGAAATTTGAAGTTTCAAATATTTTTAAAAGACATACCGTGGTCTAGTCTTTATGAATACAGTATGTATGGGAAAAAAATTGTTGAGGTACGAGAGCTTATAGATTTAGCTTTGCATGAACCTTTAGAATATGAATTTTGTTGTGAAATAAAAAAAGAAAATATTGAGCCTATAGAGTTATCCAAACACTATTTAGGGACTAATAGTTTTCTTGGACAAGTAGCATGCGATACACAAATAATACTCTGTAGTTAA